Proteins encoded by one window of Cydia fagiglandana chromosome Z, ilCydFagi1.1, whole genome shotgun sequence:
- the LOC134678348 gene encoding staphylococcal nuclease domain-containing protein 1 translates to MSAPAPAPVQKIGIVKQVLSGDTIVIRKQPRGGPPPEKVIALSGITAPKLARQRTANNDVESKDEPFAWEAREFLRKKLVGKEVVFTSEKPNNSTTREYGSVWTGKDTTKDENVTEALLAEGLAKVREGGRNIPQLKKLVEIEDIAKSQGKGIWGTDINGHVRDIKWTIDNPKQFVNKYNGQPIKAIIEYVRDGSTVRLCLLPDFHQITLMLSGIRCPAVKQDGESEPYAEEARFFLESRLLQKDVEVILESVNNNNFVGTILHPQGNIAEALLRQGFARCVDWSLAVMKSGASTLRAAERAAKEAKLRMWTNYVSNAPVIAAKDKEFTATVLEVVNGDALVVKLPNNTSKKIFLASIRPPREKNSPDEEGKPSIRPKGFKPLYDIPWMFEAREFLRKKLIGKKVTVTVDYIQPAKDNFPEKTCCTVQASGVNIAEALVSKGYATVVRYSKDNDQRSSHYDKLLEAELKAQKAGIGIYAKKDIPAHRIQDTSGDSAKAKKFFPFLKRAQKTEATVEFVASGSRMRIYIPKESVVVTFLLAGINCPRGARPTAGGGTQEAEPFGEEALLYTKEKCLQHDVVVTIEDLDKAGNFIGWLWVDNENLSVSLVEHGLASMHHTAETSEFARAIKTAEENAIKKRIGIWKDYVEVEKEIEKEKNAPVQDRTVKYDKVIITEITPEGHFYAQNIENGAKLEALMDKIHQEFKANAPLPGSLVPRRGQVCAALFSLDNQWYRAKVEKITEDKKVHIFYIDYGNREVINYSRLANLPAGTESEPPYATEYTLCCVKFPADPDDRLEAVTAFSMDTLNKKLLLNVEARGAPAAVTLVDPATNLDVGKNLIKEGLVLLDAVRDRRLATLVSEYRAAQEHAKSSRLNLWQHGDITEDDAVEFGARR, encoded by the exons AAAACCTAATAACTCTACAACAAGAGAGTATGGGTCTGTGTGGACTGGAAAAGACACCACTAAAGATGAGAATGTGACTGAAGCTTTACTCGCTGAAGGGTTGGCGAAGGTCAGAGAAGGCGGGAGAAATATCCCTCAGCTGAAGAAGCTTGTTGAAATTGAAGATATTGCCAAATCACAAGGCAAAGGCATTTGGGGCACTGATATCAAT GGGCATGTCCGAGATATCAAATGGACCATTGACAACCCGAAGCAGTTTGTGAACAAGTACAATGGGCAACCCATCAAAGCTATCATTGAGTATGTCCGAGATGGCTCCACTGTCAGGTTATGCTTGCTGCCTGATTTCCATCAGATCACCTTGATGCTGTCTGGAATTAGA tgTCCTGCAGTAAAACAAGATGGCGAGTCAGAGCCCTACGCAGAAGAAGCTCGTTTCTTCCTGGAGTCTCGACTCCTACAGAAGGATGTGGAAGTGATTCTCGAGTCTGTGAACAACAACAACTTCGTCGGCACCATCCTGCACCCGCAGGGGAACATCGCCGAGGCTCTGCTGCGACAGGGCTTCGCCAGATGTGTTGACTGGTCGCTTGCTGTTATGAAATCAG GTGCGTCGACGCTGCGAGCCGCCGAGCGCGCCGCCAAGGAGGCCAAGCTCCGCATGTGGACCAACTACGTGAGCAACGCGCCCGTCATCGCCGCCAAGGACAAGGAGTTCACGGCCACCGTGCTCGAGGTGGTCAACGGCGATGCGCTCGTCGTCAAGCTGCCCAACAACACCTCCAAGAAGATATTCCTGGCCAGCATCAGGCCCCCGCGCGAAAA GAACAGCCCAGATGAAGAGGGTAAGCCATCAATCAGGCCAAAGGGTTTCAAGCCACTGTATGATATCCCCTGGATGTTTGAAGCTCGTGAATTTTTGCGAAAGAAGCTCATTGGCAAGAAAGTAACCGTGACTGTAGATTACATTCAGCCGGCCAAGGACAACTTCCCTGAAAAAACATGTTGCACCGTTCAAGCCAGTGGAGT GAACATTGCAGAAGCTCTAGTTAGTAAAGGCTACGCAACAGTGGTGAGGTACAGCAAAGACAACGACCAGAGAAGCTCCCACTACGACAAACTGCTCGAAGCAGAACTCAAAGCTCAGAAGGCAGGAATCGGCATTTACGCTAAAAAGGACATCCCGGCTCATCGCATACAAGACACGAGTGGCGACTCTGCAAAAGCTAAGAAATTCTTCCCCTTCCTAAAGAGAGCCCAGAAAACAGAGGCCACAGTCGAATTCGTGGCGAGCGGTTCCAGAATGAGAATATACATTCCTAAAGAATCTGTTGTAGTGACATTCCTACTGGCCGGCATCAACTGCCCGCGCGGCGCGCGTCCCACAGCGGGCGGCGGCACGCAGGAGGCCGAGCCCTTCGGCGAGGAGGCGCTGCTCTACACCAAGGAGAAGTGTCTGCAGCACGACGTCGTCGTCACCATCGAGGATCTGGATAAGGCCGGCAACTTCATCGGCTGGCTGTGGGTGGACAACGAGAACCTGTCCGTCTCCCTCGTCGAGCACGGCCTGGCCTCCATGCACCACACGGCCGAGACCTCCGAATTCGCTCGCGCCATCAAGACCGCCGAAGAGAACGCCATCAAAAAACGAATCGGCATATGGAAGGATTATGTTGAAGTAGAGAAGGAAATCGAGAAGGAGAAGAACGCTCCAGTTCAGGACAGAACCGTGAAATACGACAAAGTGATCATCACCGAAATTACACCGGAAGGCCACTTTTACGCACAAAATATAGAAAATGGTGCAAAATTGGAAGCTTTAATGGATAAAATTCACCAAGAGTTCAAAGCGAATGCGCCTTTACCAGGGTCACTCGTACCGAGGAGGGGTCAAGTTTGTGCGGCACTATTTTCTTTAGATAACCAGTGGTACAGAGCCAAAGTAGAAAAGATCACTGAAGACAAAAAGGTTCACATATTCTACATTGATTATGGAAACAGAGAG GTGATAAACTACTCCCGGCTGGCGAACCTGCCGGCGGGCACGGAGTCGGAGCCGCCGTACGCGACCGAGTACACGCTGTGCTGCGTCAAGTTCCCGGCCGACCCCGACGACCGGCTGGAGGCTGTGACCGCCTTCTCCATGGACACGCTCAACAAGAAGCTGCTGCTCAACGTGGAGGCGCgcggcgcgcccgccgccgtCACGCTCGTCGACCCCGCCACCAACCTTGACGTCGGCAAG AACCTGATAAAGGAGGGTCTAGTGTTATTGGACGCCGTGCGCGACCGGCGACTAGCGACCCTGGTGAGCGAGTACCGCGCGGCGCAGGAGCACGCCAAGAGCTCGCGGCTCAACCTGTGGCAGCACGGCGACATCACCGAGGACGACGCCGTGGAGTTCGGCGCGCGCCGCTAG